GGCGGGGCGTGTCTCATCGGTAATTCGCTCCTGCATCGCAATTGTAAAGCGTCCAAGCATTGCAGCTCCCATCGCTACAATGGCTAATACATGCCACCAATAACTTGCAATGCCTAAAACCAGCACAATTGCAGCCAATCCAAATACACGTCTTCCTGTAAATAGCAGCGCTTCTCTCGGCTCGTAACTTCTAATTTTCCTCATAAAACCGATTAAAAATGGAACAAGAAATAAAGAGTATGTTTGTGAACCTACTGAAACAATAGGCCACCATGAAAATAGTTGTGTTACAGCGTCACCTGGAACAAGAATAAAGATTGGAACGAGCCATATACGCTTCGATTCATGTAATCCAACCTTTAAACCGCGCTTACTTCTTTTTAACATCGGTGTAGAATATCGGACTGCATTCTTCGAAATTAACCTTCCCTCGATAACGAGCATAATTCCAAGTAAAATCGCAAGTGATACAATAGTATCTTCTTCTCCTGAACCTATTTTCAGCAGAGAGATTGGTATATTCGTAGATAATAAAACAACTGCAATAGCTGCTCCAAATGTGTAGGCTGCCGATAAATATCGATACCAAGCCGTTAATCCAAATATGAGTGTCCAAATCAAAATCATCCATATACTTGCCTCTGATACAACAAGTCCAAGCCCAATTGTTATAATCGATGCAAACAACCCATATCCAATTCCAGCAAATAAAGATGTTCGCAGTTCAAACCAAAGATCATATACTTTAAAAGAAAAATCTTTTCGTTCTCTTAATATACGTAAATAGCCAACAAAAATACTACTTATTACAAATATATAGACAGCAGGATGCGAAAAAAAGCGTCCAACTGCTCGTATAATTTCAAAAGCCCACGCCTCCACGAATTCATTCACCACCATTTATATCATTCTTTCTTTTTATATTAACACAACTAAACAAGCGTTTGTTTAACACGCATAAAAAAACACAGGCATCACATTTTGCCTGTGTTTTTTCTTATTTCGCCATTAATTTTAATGCTGCTTGTAGCTGCAAGTCATTTTCACCAGAGCGAATCTTTTCAATAATTTTATTTTGAATGGCTTCAGCTGTTTTTTTATCAAGCTTTCCCGTTGCTTCTAACTGATTTGCATTTTGGAACGCTTTAACAGCTGATTCTGTTTCTTTGCTGAAATATCCATCTTCACGACCTGGCACATATCCGAGACTTTTCAACATTTGTTGCGCATGTTTTACTTGTACATCATTTGAATTATAAGAAAGTGTCTTTTCAATTTGAATCGGTGTTGCATGATAATAATCTGGTTGCTTCACCTCTACGGTTGGGGCAATCCCTTTTTTATGAATCCAATTGCCATTCGGTGTTAACCATTTAAACATCGTTAATTTAATATTACTACCATCTTTAAATGGAACAGCTTGTTGCACAGTTCCTTTGCCAAATGTCTTTTCACCAACTAAATTATATCCTTCCCCTTCTTTTAACGCACCAGCTAAAATTTCCGAAGCAGAAGCACTTCCACTATCAATTAATACCGAGATTGGATACGGTTTTCTCTCTTTTAATGAAGTATAGAATTTCTTTTTCTCACCATTGCGTTGTTCTACTTGCAACATTGGCTTTTTATCGGTCATGATTAATCCTAAAATATCTTCAACACTCTTTAAATAGCCACCTGGATTACCACGTACATCGATTATCAATCCTGTAATTTCTTTCTTTTCAAGCTCTTTTAATTGATCTTTAAATTCCTCCGCTGTTTTTTCAGAGAACGAAGTAATTTGCATATACCCAATGTTTTTGTCCATTTCCTTCTTCACGGAACTAAATACAGTAAAAATCGGAATCTTATCACGCTTAATTTCAAATTTGATTGGATCAGTGACTCCTGCACGCTTAATTTCAATTGCAACCGTCGTTCCTTTTTTACCGCGAATCTTTAACACAGCCTCTTCACGCGATAAACCTTTTACACTCTTTCCATCTACTGACAAAATTTCATCATTCGGTTTCATACCTGCTTTCTCTGCCGGTGACCCTTTAATTGGAGAAACAATGATTAATTTGTCATCTGTTTTGTTCACTTCTGCTCCAATTCCTTCTAGTTCGGGATCAAGAGCTTCGTTAAACTGTTTTGCCGTCTTTTGGTCCATATACGTGGAATAAGGATCTTTCAGAGTAGATAACATTCCTTGTATCGCGCCCTCCACAAGCTTGTCATCTTTCACGTCTTCCACATAACTCGACTGAATCAATGCATACGCTTCACTCATTTTTGCTAAGTTCTCTTGTGTAGTGCCAGCACGATCGTTTGTTATTGTTCGTGCAACATATGATGGGTTAATACCAAACAGATACATACCCGCAAACATTCCACCAGCACCGATTAAAAATGTAACAATCATTCCAATAATCGCAACTCTACGTTTCAATGCGGAATTCCCCTTTCCAAAACACACAGGTGGTGTAGCAAAAGGCATCACACATTGTGTGATGCCTTTTATCTATTTCTACTATATGATAAGCTTGTACGAATTATGTTTGCAACTTTTTATACTTTTAAGAAGCGACGAATTGACATGACACTTCCCCACATACCGATTAAGGCACCAATTAACACTAACAAGCCTGCTAATTGGAATACGAATGGGTTATATGGTAATAGTTCAAAAATTGTTCCGCCTAGTTTCTCATTAAACATACCTTGTAAAGAGTTGTAAGAAGATAAAATGACGATAATTGGGATAATGGAACCCAAAATACCTAAGAATAAACCTTCTAACAAGAACGGCCAACGAATAAACCAGTTTGTAGCACCTACAAGTTTCATAATTTCAATTTCCGTGCTTCTTGCATAAATTGTAATTTTAATTGTGTTAGAGATTAAGAACATAGCTGTGAATAAAAGACCAGCAATTAACACGATTCCGATGTTACGGCCTGTTTTTACAGTATCAAATAATTTTTCAACTTGTCCTTTTCCGTACTGAACATTACTTACAAACTGCATTTTTTCAATCTTCTTCGCGATTGTCGCTGTATCTGTTGGTTCTTTTGCTTTTACAACGAATACATTTTTAAGTGGATTATCTTGTTCAAATAACTCAAACGTTTTTCCACTATCACCTAAGCTTTTAATTAAACGTTTTAACTCTTCTTCTTTAGAAGAATACTTAATAGAGTCGACTTTTGCAATCTTACTTATATCATCTTCTAATTTCTTTTGATCAGCTTCTTTTGCTGCTGGATCAATGTGTACACGAATTTCTACATCTTGCTCTACTTTCGTTGCAAAATGGTTCATATTCATAATCGCTGTTAAAAAGACACCTACAAGTAATAATGTAACTGTTACTGCACTTACAGAAGCAAACGTCATCCATCCGTTACGGGATAGATTTTTTACACCTTCTCGTAAATGTCGACTAAGGGTTTTAGCCTTCATATCCGTATCCTCCCTCAATCTCATCTCGAACAATTTTTCCGTCTTCAATCGCAATTACGCGATGGCGAATTGTATTTACGATATCTGCATTATGCGTTGCCATGATAATTGTTGTACCACGCTCATTAATGCGTTTAAAAATATTCATAATATCAAGCGCTGTATCAATATCCAAGTTACCTGTTGGTTCGTCGGCAATTACAACCTTTGGTCTATTTACAATCGCTCTTGCAATTGCCACACGTTGCTGCTCTCCACCAGAAAGCTCACTTGGAAGTGCACTTGCGCGATCTTCAAGGCCTACAAGAGTTAATACTTCTTTTACTCGCTCACGGATTGCCTCAGGTTCTTCTTCAATTACTTCTAAGGCAAACGCAACATTCTCATATACCGTTAATTTAGGTAATAATTTAAAGTCTTGGAAGATAATACCTAATTGGCGGCGAAAGTATGGAACATCTCTTTCTGCTAAATTTTCAATTACAAGACCATTTACATTAATAGATCCTGTTGATGGTTTTTCTTCACGATACATCATTTTAATAAATGTTGATTTCCCCGCTCCACTCGGTCCAACTACATATACGAATTCACCCTGCTTAATGGTAACCGTAATCCCAGAAATGGCTTTCATACCATTCGGATACTCCTTATAAACATTCGTCATTTTTATCATTATTTATCACCCAATACTTAATGATTTTTTTCGAAACACTCTTTTTATCTATTTAAAACTTAGAGTAATAGCTCTTACTCCACAATTCTTATGACATCAAAACCTATACAAAATAACAGTGATAAAGCTTTATTCCTTATCACTATCATTACCTTATGTATGTCTTTCATCAAAATTCTACAAATTACATTGTAACATCAATCGGTTTCCAATTCAGATACAATTTTGTTACAGTTATGTTACAGGAGCGAAGAATTGCACTACCTTCAAATGCATAACAAAAAACCCGAGCAAACTCTCGTTTCATACATAAAAAAATAATCTGATGAAAGTTTAAGTCTGCTCGGTTTCTCAATTGTCTCCTCAGTAACTCATTTCTTATTTATGCTCTGCCAACCATTCCGCTACTTTTTTTGCATCTTCACCTTGAATCAATCCCGGTGACATTGATCCGCGGCCCTTTTTAATAATATCTTCAATATCAGCGGCATCATATTTATCGCCTACTTTTCTTAAATCAGGTCCAGTTGCTCCAGATAAATCCTTCGCATGACAACCTGCACAACTCTTTTGGAAAATTTGTTCTGCAGTATCAGTGCTTGCAGATTGATTAGAAGATTTCTCTTCCTCCTTCTTTCCGCATGCCCCTAGGGCAAAAACCAATGATGTTCCTAAGACAACAGCCAACAGTTTTTTTTTCAACTCTATCGCTCCCATTATTCATATTTATTTATCTTTCATATGCACTTATGCACTCATCTGTCATTATAATCATAATCCAAATGAAGAAAAACGAATCTACATAGAATAATTTTAACAATTCCTATAGATATAGCGCTTCTGCCAATTGTTTCAATTCTGTGAACATCTCTACAACTTTATAAAGAAGTTTTTTCAAACAAAAAGCAATCCAAAATCTTGGATGCATTTTCTTCATTTGTATCCTAATTCTTATATTTTCTGCTTTTTACAAAACAATATGTAACCTTGTATGCTAAAAGCAACTCCAGCAAAAAAGAAGTTGCTACTCAACTTCTCCTCCTTTTTCCTACCTATACAGACACAGCCTCTTGTTATCCTCTATTTTCTCTCCGATGTGGGGTATCCAAAAAGACAGTGAAACTTGAGTTTTTGGAGCCCTTTTTTAATTCTCTATCAAAAAACATACATAAGCATCACGCAGTACCTCATGCTAATATTAAAAAATAATCCACCGTTTACATGCCGCATCTTCTAATCAACAATTGAAAGGCTCACATAAGAAAAAACAGTGCAAGAGCACATTTTTCCGTGCGAAATCGGAGTTTTGTATGCTAGCCACTACTGCACTTCATTTTCCTCCACTATAAAAAATAGTAGTTCAGACCATAGTGTGGTGATCTGCGCTACTATTTTTAGTATGCTTTTTAGGAAATACGAGAACGTAAATATGCATCAATAAATGGGTCGATTTCTCCATCCATAACCGCTTGTACGTTACCAACCTCTGTATTTGTACGAT
The window above is part of the Bacillus cytotoxicus NVH 391-98 genome. Proteins encoded here:
- a CDS encoding PDZ domain-containing protein, with translation MVVNEFVEAWAFEIIRAVGRFFSHPAVYIFVISSIFVGYLRILRERKDFSFKVYDLWFELRTSLFAGIGYGLFASIITIGLGLVVSEASIWMILIWTLIFGLTAWYRYLSAAYTFGAAIAVVLLSTNIPISLLKIGSGEEDTIVSLAILLGIMLVIEGRLISKNAVRYSTPMLKRSKRGLKVGLHESKRIWLVPIFILVPGDAVTQLFSWWPIVSVGSQTYSLFLVPFLIGFMRKIRSYEPREALLFTGRRVFGLAAIVLVLGIASYWWHVLAIVAMGAAMLGRFTIAMQERITDETRPAYFATREAGLVVLDTIPNTVGAELQLKPGEMITKVNGVIPKTAEEFYAALQTKTTGAFCKLEVLDTKGELRLAQTALYADGHHELGIIFVEQDHQWDTEAV
- a CDS encoding S41 family peptidase, encoding MKRRVAIIGMIVTFLIGAGGMFAGMYLFGINPSYVARTITNDRAGTTQENLAKMSEAYALIQSSYVEDVKDDKLVEGAIQGMLSTLKDPYSTYMDQKTAKQFNEALDPELEGIGAEVNKTDDKLIIVSPIKGSPAEKAGMKPNDEILSVDGKSVKGLSREEAVLKIRGKKGTTVAIEIKRAGVTDPIKFEIKRDKIPIFTVFSSVKKEMDKNIGYMQITSFSEKTAEEFKDQLKELEKKEITGLIIDVRGNPGGYLKSVEDILGLIMTDKKPMLQVEQRNGEKKKFYTSLKERKPYPISVLIDSGSASASEILAGALKEGEGYNLVGEKTFGKGTVQQAVPFKDGSNIKLTMFKWLTPNGNWIHKKGIAPTVEVKQPDYYHATPIQIEKTLSYNSNDVQVKHAQQMLKSLGYVPGREDGYFSKETESAVKAFQNANQLEATGKLDKKTAEAIQNKIIEKIRSGENDLQLQAALKLMAK
- the ftsX gene encoding permease-like cell division protein FtsX, whose translation is MKAKTLSRHLREGVKNLSRNGWMTFASVSAVTVTLLLVGVFLTAIMNMNHFATKVEQDVEIRVHIDPAAKEADQKKLEDDISKIAKVDSIKYSSKEEELKRLIKSLGDSGKTFELFEQDNPLKNVFVVKAKEPTDTATIAKKIEKMQFVSNVQYGKGQVEKLFDTVKTGRNIGIVLIAGLLFTAMFLISNTIKITIYARSTEIEIMKLVGATNWFIRWPFLLEGLFLGILGSIIPIIVILSSYNSLQGMFNEKLGGTIFELLPYNPFVFQLAGLLVLIGALIGMWGSVMSIRRFLKV
- the ftsE gene encoding cell division ATP-binding protein FtsE: MIKMTNVYKEYPNGMKAISGITVTIKQGEFVYVVGPSGAGKSTFIKMMYREEKPSTGSINVNGLVIENLAERDVPYFRRQLGIIFQDFKLLPKLTVYENVAFALEVIEEEPEAIRERVKEVLTLVGLEDRASALPSELSGGEQQRVAIARAIVNRPKVVIADEPTGNLDIDTALDIMNIFKRINERGTTIIMATHNADIVNTIRHRVIAIEDGKIVRDEIEGGYGYEG
- the cccB gene encoding cytochrome c551, which codes for MKKKLLAVVLGTSLVFALGACGKKEEEKSSNQSASTDTAEQIFQKSCAGCHAKDLSGATGPDLRKVGDKYDAADIEDIIKKGRGSMSPGLIQGEDAKKVAEWLAEHK